A single region of the Chelmon rostratus isolate fCheRos1 chromosome 5, fCheRos1.pri, whole genome shotgun sequence genome encodes:
- the mboat4 gene encoding ghrelin O-acyltransferase, with protein MVHKMKWFNASYRWNDKDSQPRYLFVCVGGCVLAVVTMGIYSSLLFTSTFVFILLVCSLDPSRIHLWTFAFQMLWQTFWHLLIQYREYYLHEPVCIRLFLAVSSLMLLTQRITSVSMDLQEKGVMLTVKASSKRKACVMLLPLISYILGFTTLLGGPLCSYSRFLSQMAGMRLSPPPNPLGVVFLKSMQVLLLECSRYCLVCFLKCNTYDPSDSSVLYKILWLWGLALVLRIQYYSHWRMSECLNNAAGFGFWENSPGDSPDWSGLSDGDFWTIEASTRMSEFARRWNSTTASWLRRLVYTRCKHFPLLMTFSFSLWWHGLHLGHFVGMLTWAATVNADYHIHRHLRPKLSSTWRKTYAFLNWINTQMIVACIVITVEIRNVSSLRLLSTTYIGLFPLVNIILLFIFLKLNTHTDVCNSLPYIQICDIKGPLQYDRLFVSLK; from the exons ATGGTACACAAAATGAAGTGGTTTAATGCAAGCTACAGGTGGAATGACAAAGACAGTCAGCCCAg gtacctgtttgtttgtgttggaggGTGTGTCCTGGCGGTTGTCACCATGGGCATCTACAGCTCACTTCTATTCACCTCCACCTTCGTCTTTATTCTGCTCGTGTGCTCATTGGACCCCAGCCGTATCCACCTCTGGACGTTTGCTTTCCAGATGCTGTGGCAAACCTTCTGGCACCTGCTTATACAGTACAGGGAGTACTACCTGCACGAGCCTGTCTGCATCAG ATTGTTTCTGGCAGTGTCCTCTTTGATGCTGCTCACTCAGAGAATCACCTCAGTGTCCATGGACCTCCAGGAAAAAGGAGTTATGCTAACAGTTAAAGCTTCATCCAAAAGGAAAGCTTGTGTGATGCTTCTCCCTCTAATCAGCTACATCCTCGGTTTCACCACTCTGCTCGGTGGCCCTTTGTGCTCCTACAGCCGATTCCTGTCCCAGATGGCAGGAATGAGGCTCAGCCCTCCACCTAATCCACTGGGTGTGGTCTTCTTAAAATCGATGCAGGTGTTACTGCTGGAGTGTTCAAGGTAttgtcttgtctgttttctgaaatgtaacACCTATGATCCCTCTGACTCCAGCGTTCTCTACAAGATCCTGTGGCTTTGGGGTCTGGCGCTGGTTTTGAGGATCCAGTATTATTCTCACTGGAGGATGAGTGAATGCCTCAATAACGCAGCCGGGTTTGGCTTTTGGGAAAATTCACCAGGAGACTCCCCAGACTGGAGCGGTTTATCCGATGGAGATTTCTGGACCATCGAGGCGTCGACCCGCATGTCAGAGTTTGCCCGTCGATGGAACTCCACAACAGCTTCGTGGCTGCGCAGACTGGTTTACACGAGGTGCAAGCACTTCCCTTTGCTCATGACTTTTAGTTTTTCACTGTGGTGGCACGGTTTGCATTTAGGTCACTTTGTGGGAATGCTGACCTGGGCAGCAACAGTGAATGCAGATTATCATATACACAGGCACCTCCGCCCCAAACTTTCATCAACATGGAGGAAAACATACGCTTTTTTAAACTGGATAAACACTCAAATGATTGTTGCTTGTATTGTTATAACAGTAGAAATAAGAAATGTGTCTAGTCTGAGACTTTTGTCTACAACATACATAGGTCTGTTTCCACTTGTTAATATAATTctgctttttatctttttaaaactCAACACGCACACTGATGTATGTAACTCACTCCCATACATACAAATATGTGATATAAAGGGTCCACTCCAATATGACAGGCTTTTTgtgtcattaaaataa
- the gldc gene encoding glycine dehydrogenase (decarboxylating), mitochondrial, giving the protein MQSCARSWGIFLAKSVKPSAPCRHLSDKSRVVWKLQCRTRNSGASPSPAARGLRTSAAVSSRQIERILPRHDDFAERHIGPGEREKREMLDALGLESIDQLIENTVPESIRMQRSMKMDDPVCENEILESLQKIASKNKVWRSYIGMGYYSCSVPPPIQRNLLENSGWVTQYTPYQPEVSQGRLESLLNYQTMICDITGMPVANASLLDEGTAAAEAMQLCHRQNKRRTFYIDPRCHPQTIAVVQTRANYIGVKTVLKLPHEMDFSGKDVSGVLFQYPDTDGKVEDFTGLVDRAHKGGALACCATDLLALCVLRPPGEFGVDIALGSSQRFGVPLCYGGPHAAFFAVKDNLVRMMPGRMVGVTRDAAGKEVYRLALQTREQHIRRDKATSNICTAQALLANMAAMYALYHGPQGLKHIAERTHNAALILAEGLKRAGHRLHSEMFFDTLKINCSVAAKDIFERAAQRQINLRVYTEGVLGVSLDETVSERDLDDLLWVFGCESSAELIAEKMGERVKGIMGSPFKRTSKYLTHQVFNSYHSETNIVRYMKRLENKDISLVHSMIPLGSCTMKLNSSSELMPITWREFANIHPFVPLDQADGYQKLFRQLERDLCEVTGYDSISFQPNSGAQGEYAGLAAIKAYLNSKGESARSVCLIPKSAHGTNPASAQMAGMKVQVVEVDKDGNIDLAHLKSLVDKHKASLAAMMITYPSTFGVFEEHIRDVCDLIHENGGQVYLDGANMNAQVGLCRPGDYGSDVSHLNLHKTFCIPHGGGGPGMGPIGVKAHLAPFLPSHPVVPMQSVDSGSSLGTISAAPWGSSAILPISWAYIKMMGSKGLVHATEVAILNANYMAKRLEDHYKILYRGRKGFVAHEFILDVRPFKKSANIEAVDVAKRLQDYGFHAPTMSWPVTGTLMIEPTESEDKAEVDRFCDALLGIRQEIADIEEGRMDSRINPLKMAPHSLACISSSNWDRPYSREHAAFPLPFIKPETKFWPSISRIDDIYGDQHLVCTCPPMESYESPYEEKRASS; this is encoded by the exons ATGCAGAGCTGCGCCAGGTCCTGGGGGATCTTCTTGGCCAAGTCGGTGAAGCCCAGCGCACCGTGCAGGCATCTGAGTGACAAGAGCCGCGTGGTTTGGAAACTTCAGTGCAGGACCCGAAACAGCGGGGCATCCCCGAGTCCGGCAGCCCGGGGTCTGAGGACGTCTGCAGCCGTCTCCTCTAGACAGATAGAGCGAATATTACCCAGACACGATGATTTTGCAGAGAGGCACATCGGTCCaggtgagagggagaaaagagaaatgctggATGCTCTGGGACTCGAG TCGATCGACCAGTTGATCGAAAACACAGTTCCAGAGTCCATCCGCATGCAGCGGAGTATGAAAATGGATGATCCAGTCT GTGAGAATGAGATTCTGGAGTCTCTACAGAAGATTGCGTCAAAGAACAAAGTATGGAGGTCCTACATCGGCATGGGCTACTACAGCTGCTCAGTACCACCACCCATCCAGCGTAATCTCCTGGAGAATTCAGGCTG GGTAACTCAGTACACACCCTACCAGCCCGAGGTCTCTCAAGGTCGCCTGGAGTCACTACTCAACTATCAGACCATGATCTGTGACATCACCGGCATGCCTGTGGCTAACGCCTCCCTGCTCGACGAgggaacagctgctgctgaggccaTGCAGCTCTGCCACAG acagaacaaaagaagaacCTTCTACATTGACCCTCGCTGCCATCCCCAGACCATTGCTGTGGTGCAGACCAGAGCCAA CTACATCGGAGTGAAAACCGTGCTGAAGCTGCCTCATGAGATGGACTTTAGCGGGAAGGATGTGAGCGGTGTGCTCTTCCAGTATCCAGACACTGATGGCAAGGTGGAGGACTTCACAGGTCTTGTGGACCGGGCACACAAGGGAGGG GCGTTGGCTTGCTGTGCCACAGATCTGTTGGCCCTCTGTGTACTGCGTCCCCCTGGGGAGTTTGGCGTTGATATTgcactgggcagctcccagAGGTTTGGAGTTCCTCTCTGCTACGGCGGTCCTCACGCTGCCTTCTTTGCTGTTAAAGACAACCTGGTCCGGATGATGCCTGGCAGAATGGTTGGAGTCACCAG agaCGCAGCTGGTAAGGAGGTGTATCGGCTTGCTTTGCAGACCAGAGAGCAGCACATTCGCAGAGACAAAGCAACCAGCAACATCTGCACAGCGCAG GCCCTGCTAGCCAACATGGCTGCAATGTACGCACTGTATCATGGTCCTCAGGGACTCAAACACATCGCTGAGAGGACACACAACGCTGCTCTGATCCTCGCTGAAG GTCTGAAGAGAGCAGGACACCGGCTGCACAGCGAGATGTTCTTCGACACTCTAAAGATCAACTGTAGCGTGGCAGCAAAAGACATCTTTGAGAGAGCTGCTCAGCGGCAGATAAATCTGAGAGTCTACACTGAGGGAGTG TTGGGTGTCTCTCTGGATGAGACGGTGTCTGAGCGGGACTTGGACGACCTGCTCTGGGTCTTTGGCTGTGAATCCTCAGCC GAGCTGATCGCTGAGAAGATGGGTGAGCGGGTGAAGGGCATCATGGGAAGTCCTTTCAAGCGGACGAGCAAGTACCTCACGCACCAGGTCTTTAACAG TTATCACTCTGAGACCAACATCGTGCGATACATGAAGCGTCTGGAGAACAAGGACATCTCCCTGGTGCACAGCATGATACCACTG GGCTCCTGCACCATGAAGCTAAACAGTTCTTCAGAGCTCATG CCAATCACCTGGAGGGAGTTTGCCAACATCCACCCATTCGTGCCTCTGGATCAGGCGGATGGCTACCAGAAGCTCTTCAGACAGCTGGAGAGGGACCTCTGTGAGGTGACTGGCTACGACAGCATCTCCTTCCAGCCAAACAG CGGCGCTCAGGGAGAATACGCTGGCCTGGCTGCCATAAAAGCATACCTGAACTCAAAGGGAGAGAGCGCGCGAAGT GTCTGTCTGATCCCCAAGTCAGCTCATGGCACCAACCCAGCCAGCGCTCAGATGGCTGGCATGAAGGtgcaggtggtggaggtggacaAGGACGGCAACATCGACCTGGCACACCTCAAGAGCCTG GTGGATAAACACAAGGCGAGTCTGGCAGCCATGATGATCACCTACCCCTCCACCTTTGGTGTGTTCGAGGAGCACATCAGGGACGTGTGTGATCTTATTCACGAGAACGGTGGCCAGGTGTACCTGGATGGCGCCAACATGAACGCCCAG gTCGGTCTGTGTCGTCCTGGTGATTACGGCTCTGATGTGTCTCATCTCAACCTGCACAAGACCTTCTGCATTCCTCATGGTGGAGGAGGACCTGGCATGGGCCCGATTGGAGT GAAGGCCCACCTGGCCCCCTTCCTGCCGAGCCACCCGGTGGTCCCCATGCAGTCGGTCGACAGCGGCAGCTCGCTGGGCACCATCAGCGCCGCCCCCTGGGGCTCCAGCGCCATCCTGCCGATCTCCTGGGCTTACATTAAG ATGATGGGATCCAAAGGACTGGTTCACGCTACAGAGGTGGCCATCCTCAATGCCAACTACATGGCCAAGAGGCTGGAAGACCACTATAAGATCCTCTACAGAGGCAGGAAAG GTTTTGTAGCCCACGAGTTCATTCTGGATGTGAGGCCGTTCAAGAAGTCGGCTAACATTGAGGCTGTTGACGTGGCTAAGAGGCTGCAAGATTACG GTTTCCATGCACCCACCATGTCTTGGCCGGTGACTGGTACCCTCATGATCGAGCCCACAGAGTCAGAGGATAAGGCTGAGGTCGACCGGTTCTGCGACGCCCTGCTTGGTATCCGCCAGGAGATCGCAGACATcgaggaggggaggatggaCTCCCGGATCAACCCGCTCAAG ATGGCGCCTCACTCTCTGGCCTGCATCTCATCCTCCAACTGGGACAGGCCCTACTCCAGGGAGCACGCCGCTTTCCCCTTG CCCTTCATAAAGCCTGAGACCAAATTCTGGCCAAGCATCTCCAGGATTGATGACATCTACGGCGACCAGCACCTCGTGTGCACCTGCCCACCCATGGAGTCCTACGAGTCTCCATACGAGGAGAAGAGAGCCTCCTCATAG